Genomic window (Terriglobia bacterium):
GCGTCGCCTTGTAGAGGATCGACATGATGAAGGCGTTGATCGCGACCGACTTGCCGCTTCCGGTCGAACCCGCAATCAGCAGGTGCGGCATCGCGTTCAGTTCGGCGGTCTGGATGCGCCCGTTGATGTCCTTGCCGAGCGAGAGCGTCAGCTTCGATTTGTTGTTGAGGAACTCCGGCGCTTCCACAACTTCGCGCAACCAGATCGTCTCGCGATGCTCATTCGGTACCTGGATGCCAACGGTCGATTTTCCGGCCATGCGCTCGATCAGCACGCTTTCGGCTTTCAATGCCAGGCAAAGGTCGTCTTGAAGGCTGACGACGCGGCTGTACTTGATACCAGCTTCTGGCTTGAATTCGAACGTGGTGACGACCGGTCCGGGGTTGATTTGGGTGACCTGGCCATGCACGCCGAATTCGGCGCACTTCTCGGTCAGTACCTGCGCGAGCCGCTTCAGTTCCTCTTCGTCGAAGTCGCTGCGCTCATCGGCGCGATGCAGCAGCGCGCTCGAAGGCAGTTTGTAGCTGCCGGCCATCTTCGGCATGACCGTCTTCGGACGAGTGTCGGCATCGGCACGCGTACCGACCGCGACTTGCTCGGCCTGGGCTTCAATTGGCGCGGGCGTACTGGGTCCCTGCTCCTCTTCCAGCATCTTCTCGATGCCGGTCTTTGCCGGCGGCTGCGGAGCGGGAACGATTTGGCGAGCGCGGATGGGTGTTGGCTGTGCTGCGACGACCGGAGCGGCGGCAGCTTTCGCGGCCTTCTCTTTCTCCTTGCGCGCAAGGCGCTCGGCTTTGTTCTTCGCACGGGCGATTCGCCAATCCTGGAAGCGATCCCACGCCGCGAACACGAATGAGAAGCGCGTTTCGGTCCACAGGCGCAAGGCGCCGAAGCTGAAGGCCGTGCAGAGATAGAGGGCGACGGCAATTGCGGCCAGGCAAACAATGTATGCGCCGGTGACGTTGAAGTAGTGAATCATCGCGTCGCCGACGATGCGGCCCAGCAGGCCCTCGATCGGAATCGCGTGCAGCCAGTTCCAGTGCCAGGGGAGCAGCGCCATCAGAGCCGAGGAGAACACAACGAGCGAGATCGCTCCCAGCGTCTTGGCCGCCGGCGACTCGACCTTGCGCGAGCGGAACCAGCGCTGGCCGAACATCCCGAGGTACACCGGGACAAAGAACATGGAGATGCCGATGTACTGGAACATCAGGTCGCTGAACAACGCGCCGGTGATGCCGATCCAGTTATGCGCCGGCTGCGATGCCGAGACGCGCGACGCCGTATTGAACGAGGGGTCGAGTGGGCTATAGGACGCAAGCGCGAGGAACAGGAGGACGGCGGCGACGAACAGGAGGAATCCCACCAGTTCGTTCAATCGCTTGTTGCCTGTTGGAGTAAATAGTCGCGAGAAAAATTTAATCATGGCGTACGGCGGACGGACACGACCACTCCCGAGACTTAGGGTCCCGAAGCGCGCGTCCTGAAGATTGGCCGATCTTACGCCAGAGCAAGAGAATTATGACAGAAATCCAGAGCCTGAACAGCTAATTCCATGGTTCCGGGTGGTTCCGGGCAGTACGAAGGTTGATGCCCGATTTCGCTTGGGTGGCCCAGGGTTGTGGGCCCTTTTTGGACGGGTTGCCTGGGGAGTCTTCGCGTGGGTTCCAGAATCCGATCCTCGGCAACCTGCCGCCGGCGACTCGCGCCGCTGATTTTATTTGCGCCTGAAGACGATTTCCCAGCCGCCAACGAGCGTGTACTTGTTCCCCAGCAGTCGCCACGGAGCTTTTGCGACGCAGGCGGCGAGTGTGTGCCATGGGTGATGGCGGAGATCGGTTTCGACCAGCGACGGCGCGGAATGCAGAACTTCGAACCGCGATCCTTCAGGGACGATGTTGAGAACGTTTTCCCAAAACCGCTGCCCGAAATCATGAATGTGCGCGGGGAAAGTGAAGTCGAGTTTCCGCCCGAGCACCGTAGCAAATTCCAGGATTCCCGCTACTGCCGGCGTCCGAACATACAGGACACCGTCGCGATTCAGGGCGCCGAACAGTTGCGTAAGCGACCCCAGCGGATCCGTAAGGTGCTCCAGCACAGC
Coding sequences:
- a CDS encoding DNA translocase FtsK, whose product is MIKFFSRLFTPTGNKRLNELVGFLLFVAAVLLFLALASYSPLDPSFNTASRVSASQPAHNWIGITGALFSDLMFQYIGISMFFVPVYLGMFGQRWFRSRKVESPAAKTLGAISLVVFSSALMALLPWHWNWLHAIPIEGLLGRIVGDAMIHYFNVTGAYIVCLAAIAVALYLCTAFSFGALRLWTETRFSFVFAAWDRFQDWRIARAKNKAERLARKEKEKAAKAAAAPVVAAQPTPIRARQIVPAPQPPAKTGIEKMLEEEQGPSTPAPIEAQAEQVAVGTRADADTRPKTVMPKMAGSYKLPSSALLHRADERSDFDEEELKRLAQVLTEKCAEFGVHGQVTQINPGPVVTTFEFKPEAGIKYSRVVSLQDDLCLALKAESVLIERMAGKSTVGIQVPNEHRETIWLREVVEAPEFLNNKSKLTLSLGKDINGRIQTAELNAMPHLLIAGSTGSGKSVAINAFIMSILYKATPDQVRLILVDPKRLELGNYEGVPHLYVPIITEPKLASNALRNAVREMERRLKVLAEKGVRNILQYNETFEDNATPSLFDDGTEEKPLPYIVIIIDELADLMMLDGSNVEESITRLAQMARAVGIHLVLATQRPSVDVITGLIKANFPSRMSFRVATKIDSRTILDANGAEALLGRGDMLYLPNGSSRLHRVHAPFVTEKEIAAVVEFWKKQSVAQYDEEFLKAPKEEGNSVRGEAGEGTDGGDGEEGDELYQDAVRVVLESGKASTSLLQRRLRIGYGRAAHLIDLMEQDGIVGAADGPRPREVLKRPDWLAEVEDSLR